From Streptomyces sp. NBC_01460, a single genomic window includes:
- a CDS encoding NAD-dependent epimerase/dehydratase family protein, with protein sequence MRILVTGATGEVGRRFVPRLLRRAAPGDTVRVIVRDGRRGDAFAALGAEVVTGDLRDAGDVGEALMGVDAVVNIAAAFRDVPEDEMWAVNRDAAVALGRAAVRSGTGRFVHVGTNLSYGAGRGRPLTEDDPTVPGGPKWGAYAQSKAGADEGLLALHRAHGLDVRIAVLPFVYGEGDPHLAETMSWVGGWAAAQRLAVVHHADVAQGLLRLLYAREVAGRRYHICDDAPVTAVDLHHLNGVPVPPELADRTDPDPWYGQMSTRRIRDELGFRPLYPSVWTARDAGAL encoded by the coding sequence ATGAGGATTCTGGTGACGGGCGCGACGGGTGAGGTGGGGCGCCGGTTCGTACCGCGGCTGCTCCGGAGGGCCGCTCCCGGTGACACGGTGCGGGTGATCGTGCGCGACGGGCGCCGGGGGGACGCCTTCGCGGCGCTGGGCGCGGAGGTCGTCACGGGCGATCTCCGCGACGCGGGCGACGTGGGCGAGGCCCTCATGGGCGTGGACGCCGTCGTGAACATCGCGGCGGCCTTCCGGGACGTCCCGGAGGACGAGATGTGGGCCGTCAACCGCGACGCGGCCGTCGCCCTGGGGCGAGCCGCCGTCCGGTCGGGCACGGGCAGGTTCGTGCACGTCGGCACGAACCTCTCGTACGGCGCCGGGCGCGGCCGTCCGCTGACCGAGGACGACCCGACGGTGCCGGGCGGTCCCAAGTGGGGGGCGTACGCACAGTCGAAGGCGGGGGCGGACGAGGGGCTGCTCGCCCTGCACCGCGCGCACGGGCTGGACGTGCGGATCGCCGTTCTGCCGTTCGTGTACGGGGAGGGTGACCCGCACCTCGCGGAGACGATGAGCTGGGTGGGCGGCTGGGCGGCGGCGCAGCGGCTGGCGGTGGTGCACCACGCCGATGTGGCCCAGGGGCTGCTGCGCCTGCTGTACGCGCGCGAGGTGGCCGGCCGCCGCTACCACATCTGCGACGACGCCCCGGTGACGGCGGTGGACCTGCACCACCTGAACGGGGTGCCGGTGCCGCCGGAACTGGCGGACCGCACCGATCCCGATCCCTGGTACGGCCAGATGTCGACGCGGCGGATCCGGGACGAGCTGGGCTTCCGGCCGCTGTATCCGTCGGTGTGGACGGCCCGGGACGCGGGGGCTCTCTGA
- a CDS encoding helix-turn-helix transcriptional regulator, giving the protein MDRAELADFLRRCRTRLDPAAVGLVVGSRRRTPGLRREEAAGLTGASVDHYTRLEQGRGSRPSRQMLAALARALRLTEDERDHLFHLAGEEPPRTGTGPAQHVRPGLLMILDRLHDAPAHVYSDRGELLAQNALATALTGEADPGHNVIRAWFTGPTARRLYPPEDHAAQSLTHVAQLRAVSAARPDDPQLLALVRELRSASKEFDTLWTEHRVAMRRAERKRFLHPVVGLLELGCEVLLTADCGQRLVVHTAEPGSESYERLRLLRVVGLQELGADGPPDAPGDLSPSR; this is encoded by the coding sequence CTGGACCGAGCCGAACTCGCCGACTTCCTGCGCCGCTGCCGCACCCGCCTGGACCCGGCCGCCGTAGGACTCGTCGTCGGCTCCCGGCGCCGTACGCCCGGTCTCCGCCGGGAGGAGGCGGCCGGGCTGACGGGCGCGTCCGTGGACCACTACACCCGCCTGGAACAGGGCCGTGGCTCCAGGCCGTCGCGGCAGATGCTCGCCGCCCTCGCCAGGGCGCTGCGGCTCACCGAGGACGAGCGCGACCACCTCTTCCACCTGGCGGGGGAGGAGCCGCCCCGGACGGGGACGGGCCCCGCCCAGCACGTCCGGCCCGGACTGCTGATGATCCTCGACCGGCTGCACGACGCCCCCGCGCACGTCTACAGCGACCGGGGCGAACTGCTCGCGCAGAACGCGCTGGCGACCGCGCTCACCGGGGAGGCCGACCCGGGGCACAACGTGATCCGGGCCTGGTTCACCGGCCCCACCGCCCGCCGGCTGTACCCGCCGGAGGACCACGCCGCCCAGTCACTGACCCACGTCGCCCAGCTCCGGGCCGTGTCCGCCGCACGGCCCGACGATCCGCAGCTCCTCGCGCTCGTACGCGAACTGCGTTCCGCGTCGAAGGAGTTCGACACGCTCTGGACGGAGCACCGGGTGGCGATGCGGCGCGCGGAGCGCAAGCGGTTCCTGCACCCGGTCGTCGGGCTGCTGGAGCTCGGCTGCGAGGTGCTGCTCACCGCGGACTGCGGACAGCGCCTGGTCGTCCACACGGCGGAGCCCGGCAGCGAGTCCTACGAGCGGCTGCGGCTGCTGCGCGTCGTCGGGCTGCAGGAGCTCGGGGCGGACGGGCCGCCGGACGCCCCGGGCGACCTCAGCCCTTCACGGTGA
- the pruA gene encoding L-glutamate gamma-semialdehyde dehydrogenase, with the protein MDAVTQVPAPVNEPVHSYAPGTAERARLEAKLKELAENPIDLPMTIGGERRMGGGERVDVVQPHNHKAVIGTFAGATEQDAQDAVDAALAAAPAWRAMSFDDRAAIILRAAELLSGPWRETLAASTMLGQGKTAQQAEIDCPCELVDFWRFNVHYARQILAEQPPANSPGVWNRMDHRPLEGFVYAITPFNFSAIAANLPTAPALMGNVVVWKPSPTQTHAAVLLMQLLEEAGLPKGVINLVTGDGIAVSEVALNHRDLAGVHFTGSTPTFQHLWKTVGNNIANYRTYPRLVGETGGKDFVVAHPSADRAVLKTALTRGSFEYQGQKCSASSRAYVPASIWNSGFKEEFAAEVDGITMGDVTDLSHFMGAVIDARSFAKNKAAIDRAAADPTCTIVAGGTYDDSVGYFVRPTVIVCDDPANEVFTTEYFGPILAVHVYEDEKYDTMLEQMESVSDYALTGAVISNDRAAAAYTMDKLRYAAGNFYINDKSTGAVVGQQPFGGGRGSGTNDKAGAPQNLQRWTLTRAIKETLVPPTDYTYPHQG; encoded by the coding sequence ATGGACGCTGTCACCCAGGTCCCCGCGCCGGTCAACGAGCCGGTCCACTCCTACGCCCCCGGCACCGCGGAGCGCGCCCGTCTGGAGGCGAAGCTCAAGGAGCTCGCCGAGAACCCGATCGACCTGCCGATGACCATCGGCGGCGAGAGGCGCATGGGCGGCGGCGAGCGTGTCGACGTCGTGCAGCCGCACAACCACAAGGCCGTCATCGGCACCTTCGCCGGTGCCACCGAGCAGGACGCCCAGGACGCCGTCGACGCGGCCCTCGCCGCCGCTCCGGCCTGGCGCGCCATGTCCTTCGACGACCGCGCCGCCATCATCCTGCGCGCCGCCGAGCTGCTGTCCGGCCCCTGGCGCGAGACGCTGGCCGCCTCCACGATGCTGGGCCAGGGCAAGACCGCCCAGCAGGCCGAGATCGACTGCCCCTGCGAGCTCGTCGACTTCTGGCGCTTCAACGTGCACTACGCGCGCCAGATCCTCGCCGAGCAGCCGCCGGCGAACTCTCCCGGCGTGTGGAACCGCATGGACCACCGTCCGCTCGAGGGCTTCGTCTACGCGATCACGCCGTTCAACTTCTCGGCCATCGCGGCCAACCTGCCCACCGCGCCCGCCCTCATGGGCAACGTCGTGGTGTGGAAGCCGTCCCCGACGCAGACCCACGCCGCCGTGCTGCTGATGCAGCTGCTGGAGGAGGCCGGGCTGCCCAAGGGCGTCATCAACCTGGTCACCGGTGACGGCATCGCCGTCTCCGAGGTCGCGCTGAACCACCGCGACCTGGCCGGTGTCCACTTCACCGGCTCGACCCCCACCTTCCAGCACCTGTGGAAGACGGTCGGCAACAACATCGCCAACTACCGCACCTACCCGCGGCTCGTCGGCGAGACCGGCGGCAAGGACTTCGTCGTCGCGCACCCCAGCGCCGACCGCGCCGTGCTGAAGACCGCGCTGACCCGCGGTTCCTTCGAGTACCAGGGCCAGAAGTGCTCGGCCTCCTCCCGTGCGTACGTCCCGGCCTCCATCTGGAACTCCGGGTTCAAGGAGGAGTTCGCGGCCGAGGTCGACGGCATCACCATGGGTGACGTCACCGACCTGTCGCACTTCATGGGCGCCGTCATCGACGCGCGTTCGTTCGCCAAGAACAAGGCCGCGATCGACCGCGCCGCCGCCGACCCGACCTGCACGATCGTCGCCGGTGGCACGTACGACGACTCCGTCGGCTACTTCGTCCGCCCGACGGTCATCGTCTGCGACGACCCGGCCAACGAGGTCTTCACCACCGAGTACTTCGGCCCGATCCTCGCCGTCCACGTCTACGAGGACGAGAAGTACGACACCATGCTGGAGCAGATGGAGTCGGTCTCCGACTACGCCCTCACCGGCGCCGTCATCTCCAACGACCGTGCGGCCGCCGCGTACACGATGGACAAGCTCCGCTACGCCGCGGGCAACTTCTACATCAACGACAAGTCGACCGGTGCCGTCGTCGGCCAGCAGCCCTTCGGCGGCGGCCGTGGCTCGGGGACCAACGACAAGGCGGGCGCCCCGCAGAACCTGCAGCGCTGGACGCTGACCCGCGCCATCAAGGAGACGCTGGTCCCGCCGACCGACTACACCTACCCCCACCAGGGCTGA